aagttGAAAGCCTTGAAGATATTAGGGTTTCTCAATTTTGTGAGAAAATTGAAAGGcgtacgtgtgtgtgtgtgtgtgcgtgttgGTTTTCCTGGGAGTTTGGGCTGTTTTTGGATTCTCAGAAAatgtttgaaagaaaaataagccGAAAGCAAGCTTTGATGCTTGGATATTTCTGAATTTGGACATGAGAAAAAGGGGGTATGTTTGTGGtttctcctccatcttaattTGGAAGACTCTCTCAGCTGAGGTGATTCATTTTTGTACCAGGCTAGTGGAAATGATGATTCTCCTGCATCCATTATTTTAGTACTCTACTGTGTAACTAGTTGCTTGAATGACATCGAAGGTGTTATTTTGCAGGAACTGGTGCTTAGGGATAATAAGCTGATGAAAATTCCTGATGTCAGTATATTTAAGAAGCTTCTGGTTTTCGATGTTTCTTTCAATGAAATTACTTCCTTACATGGGCTGTGCAAGGTCTCCAACACACTCAAGGAACTCTATGTATCCAAAAATCAAGTTAGCAAAATAGAGGAGATTGACCACTTCTATGATCTGCTCATTCTCGAACTTGGCTGCAACAGAGTACGGGTTAGTTCTCTTCATTCTTAAAGAGTCTTTTTGATGCTAAACTAATAAGGCTTTATTGTATACAtaattggtggatgcaatcctttgtatgatttttttattgtgcACCATTTGCTTTGCTGAAAGGGCGAGGTATTGACTAGGATGGAACAACAATTTCTTGTATAGGTCTGTCTTTATTGGAGTATAGGCTCAATCCTTAATTAATGGTTTGCTACTTCAGGTAATGGAGAACTTTCAGAACTTAACAAATTTACAGGAGTTATGGCTGGGACGAAATCGCATCAAAGTAGTAAACCTATGTGGTTTAAAATGCATCAAGAAGATTAGCTTGCAAAGCAATCGTTTAACTTCTACGAGAGGATTTGAGGTATGCCATCCAGCAATTGTGAGAcagtatttcttttttcttttgactcTCAAGGCATTATATTACATAAAAGATTGCACTGAACATTTTGTTTCATTGATTGTTTCTATAAGGATTGTGTTGCCCTTGAAGAACTATACTTGAGCCATAATGGTATTGCTAAGATGGAAGGCCTATCATCTTTAGTCAACCTCCGGGTTTTGGATGTATCATCAAATAAGATAACACAAGTGAATGACATTCAAAACCTGACACAGTATGTATAATATTTCCTTATCCTACGCTGTGGGTGGTATTCTCTTGTCTTCCATTGTTGATTTTACCACCTGAATGAATATCTGTTTACAGGTTAGAAGATCTATGGCTTAATGACAATCAAATAGAATCATTTGAAGACCTTGCTGAGGCTGTTGCTGGTTCAAAAGAGAAGCTCACCACTATCTACTTAGAGAACAATCCATGTGTATGTACATTCACATCTTGGAGAACTTAAATTTTTAAACTTCACTATTGCATTTGCCAGTATGCTTGGCCATCTTTTTTGATTGTTCATGTATGTTGATTCTCATGTTTCCTTCCCTCTGGTTCTGCTTCCTGTTCTAGCTGTTCATTTGTAAATCAGAAAACGCCCTTATCCTAAATGTTTTTACCTTTGAGCTCTTGTTGGGGGCATAAATTGTATCACTTGTAGGCCATTGCAACTTGATCCATGATCTCTCAACTGCCCTCTTGTCCTAGAATGGCTTTAAATCAACACACTCCCAACTGGtgtactagttttttttttttttcttttttttttaaaaaaaaaaaaaaaataagtttgtatGCCTTCTTACCCCTTTTTCTATAAACTTCATGTTTCATGATTTCTCCTTGCTAAAACAGTGAGATGAAGCAACCTTCTTTGATGCCATCCTTTACTTAAAAACTTGTTATGGTTTCCTTTTTTTGAATGCCATCATATGCCTCATGCTTTAAATTCATTTATCTAATAGATATCCTTAAGTTTCCTAAGAGGAGTCAGTGAAAACAGAGGAAGTTACAAATCAGTTTCTTCACTAGTGTTAACATTAACGTTATAGATGGTAAATGGGCATTTAGAAAGTCTCATGTCCAACTATTTGGGGTATCATAGATTAGCTGATGATTATGTATCTCCAAAAGATAGTAGTGCTTATGTTATGGGTCTTATTATATCAGAATGTTTGAGAGCtaccttctttctcttcttgctTCTATTGGGATTTCATTTAGGAGGTTACATCAATGACAGGTCCTATTTGTTTTCATTAGGCAAGTTTTCAACATAATTCTGAATGATACATTCACTTTTTGTTGACAAATGTATTTACTGTCCTCACCAACCGTTCCTCCTCAAGGGAGAACTAActtctcaataaaaatcacGTGTTTGAACTTTTTATAGAATTCCTGTAAGGAATGCAAATGTTAGTAAGTTACACACGCACCTGATGGGTAATTAACTTTTGACCTCATTTTCCACTTACAAGGGAAGGAATTGCCacttgagctagagctcattgacCATTGCCAAAGTTTATATTAATGGGGAAGAATATAACTACACAAATCAATTAGTTACCTCTCATCTGCAATCATAGGCACTAATTTAAATATAGTACTATACAAGCATGCGCATAAGGTTGtcattttttctcttgtttgttTCTGATTAACTGAGTCTGTAACGATCCTCATTTAAAGATTGAAAAAACAGCTTCTTTTATTATACTATAGAGCATACTTTTGTTCTGcttttttgccttttatatGTGATTGATGGGGGGATTACTTCTCTCTGTATGGCTATGATAATTAAGTTATGTTGTCCTTTCAACTTCATAAAATGTATTTCTTTCAGATTCTATATCTGATCCTGCTTCTTTATTGCAGGGCAAGACTCAAAACTATTCTGCCACACTGAGAGGAATCTTCCCAAACATCCAACAAATTGATTCTGATGTATTTGCTTAAAAGGTTTTTGTGGCTATAACTTTTCTCAGGACCTTTGAAGTTGAAAGCCCCAGCCAGAAGTAATAATCCTACATTAGTTAGTTCTTCTGCATGCTTTTTCCAGGGTTTTAATGGAATGTTGCTGCCTTCAGCTAATAGGTTGAGTGTTCACCAATCAGGCTTGCAGGCAAAATGAGGTTTCAGAGGTTACTTAAAAGGAATAGTGGTTTGATAGGAACACCCTTGATACAGGGAATTGTATACTGATCAAGCATGGGATATTCTAGACTCATATGCTTGCTCATTGGTTATGAGGCATATAAGATGCTTTTAACTAATGTTTCTTGAGaccaccttcttcttcctcatttCCTACTGGTCAACTTTTGAGTTTAAAGtaaatttgtttctttgttatggttgtttttagcaactttttttAGTTATTCTGTTATGGACGAGGATGTATGATGAAATGCTCTGACCGCATAAAGATGTAATTAGTATTCGAAACTTCATTTGGAGGATCTATAAAGATTTATTTAACACCGGTTCCAGAATGATCAAGTAAAATggcatttcttttttatactgTTGGCTTGAGAGAGTTATTGCATGATTTGAAAAGCTTAAGTCAACTCAATCTTTGGAATGAGTGGATCGAATTTTTTGTCATATCATtcattattaatagtttaaataGATATTAAAATTGTGATAATTACAGTTTGtttaaataatgataatttGGTAAAAATTAATTCGCTTATTTCAATATATAGATTGATaggattagaaatttttaccgGGGGGACATGCTTGGTTATTCATAACTGAGGCCTATCTTCAAAAATTGATCAGACCTAATTAAGATTCAAACTTTTACCCGCATTACCTGGAGACAGGTTGACAATATCTTCGATGTATGTGTGTATTTGAACTCTGGATGTCATGGATACACCATACCACAGCAGGTGTCAACTAGTTGAAAACTACAAGGCTCTTCTTAgcattatattaaaaattaatgttaacATGACGACTAATGATGTATTAGTTGATGAAAGTGCGTAGTTCTCACTAATTATGCTATGATCAACAAGAATCTGTCTCTCAGCTCATTTGAGCTagtattttcttcttaaaataaagttgTTTGCGGAAAAATATTAATGAGAATAATGCTATTATTAAGACGACTGCCCTCTATAAACAACTAAATTTCAGTCACATGACATGAGTGTCCCATTTCCATTTGCCTGCACGCTAGAGGCACATGACATGACTGTCCAACAAGGCACTTCCGACTGCTCCTATTCCTATTTATTGAAAAAGGGGTTTGTGGCATGTTCCTCGTCCTCCAAGCAAAGCAAACATTTGGGAAGTTAGTTGaacccatatttttttttcccatcaaaCCTCAGGTCTCTAGAGCAAatatgctttatttatttatttatttatttttttcggTATCGCCACTGATGAGACAGCCTCACACACATGTGAAGTGAtagttataaaagaaaaatatgaagtAGCCACCACTAAGGTATAATAGGCAACTCATCTTTGTCTTTAACGATTGATTGCTGACTCATTTTACCAACACAACTAAGTAGGCAAACATAAGCAAGTCGGAAGCAAAAGGTTGCCACCGCAACTTAAAGGACAAAGatattgtaagaaccaagtgcaagacttctggaccttaggtcacttgggctcacaatttatttgtagtgggcttaagtatttcctacaatgggtcgttctcggcagagagactcaaagtaacacccAGTTAGCaccctctccttgactgtttcctctcaatttttctgaccctcttcttctcccaactttcttatATTTATAGTCAAGGTTAGTGGGaagatcatgattacagtcaccgttagtgctactgaaggtccagtgttatctggttaaagtggttgtttaggtgaaagggcggtgtagcatttatgatcttggaacttggttccattttcaccaattatgttcggcaactcacgttcccgtgcatatcaggaccttcccggatatgactcatgcgctctaccgggaaagattaaccggtcaactctgggaacttaatacccaaacttgtttttactctaaggcagtttcaagaagggcataaggtaattggaactttctgctgggcctacgcccaaggccggtatgggcttgggcccggggccaagatgggtctgggcccaaggccagtatgggctttggaagctcggtgccgtacaatagcccccccttgattcatactcggtcgccgaggaggatcaaggagctgcctgggccttttgacctcgggaatcttctaGCCTGGGACTTCGGGCtgtcacttctcattaatattcatctcaaaagacgcgccgtttcgcggcgccaggcgcagtcgtcattattgcctgacggttcgtgaaccgaagcggcgcgcaaaTCGGTTACGCCTGGCGTTCGTTGGGTCGCTCGTaggctgtgcccatttattgcttgattaagcgTTTCTTCTTCCCCATTTCTTTTGGCTATATAAATAGTCCTTCCCCAAACACCATCcaatttttccttcgcctctgatatttagtgcctactctctgccgaccacatttctgtgcgcttgcttgctcagcgttcttttcctccttagaacccaaagtaagtctttcttccccttcctgttccttcagctttgtttctttgagttcattcttgtagttttaggctttatagatgggttattcttaccttctagataccccggctgctttggccacctttaggagtaaatttagtattcccaatgacgtggacgtggcttactgccatgagagtgatatggaactccatcgagggcagggtacagccttctttcctttgatgtccattttagaaggcggggttaggttcccggtagatcccctcctgataagcacactcacctactatgggctgtgccccgaccagcttccccccaatttttaccgggtagttagttgtgtcagccagttgaaccatacctttaacttacaattagaccaccatgatattaaccaaatgtacagcctctgtgggagcaaatccaccaattattacttaaagatgagggatgctcgggtacggctgatatcgtgcctacccgattcgaacaggaactccgccggggagttcgtcagggtgcgcggcaattggtttgccggggagatcccttgccccctcacacggcgtgaagtgggttcgtaccaacCCCTTCTTATATTTGTTTGAGTAAAcaatcttttattgttaaaaactaaTGCAtcacctgttcttttgcagacggcaaagtgtttgttcaggacctcagagccgtccacaccagggacttaaacttcgtccttcgttccgagatctacgtgcattgggacgggcaactccgggcctcgcacctgatcctcggcgtggaaccggtttactctacttggcagcctttcaagcaggcgctgatagttgacagccccctgctatcgtacatagacgtccggtacgtgaatttcctgccgccgaagcttacaaccggggaagcgagggaatttggtcggcgaTTCACTGCCGCAgacgaactagttcccctgcgagacgattccgcggaacgggtatctcggcgccttagagagagagctcacgaagccatacaacaaggggaccaagcccaagagcagccccatcccgaggatccacccgccgagcatcaacagcaagtgacagaAGCGGCTAACTTGCTAGCTGAAGCAATCCAGTCCAgtgcaagaatggtggcaaggagagtcaTGACCCTTGAtcggttcgtgcctggtgcccggccgaccaaccagcccccgcctactcagggtcggggcCCAGTGTCTCAGCCTCCTCCCCCACCGCAGTCcggacgggcccgtaagaagcagaaagtaaccgagcaaccTTCCGCGGGCCCGGGGGATGCCGctgtccagactcctccccgacccACAGGGGGAATTgttatccgcgagccgccaaccgaggctggcacggggggcgcgtcctcctcccaagtggctccagcgtgggagccaaagttccttctggacggcaagccattgccctcaaccgcctctgttcggatgtgggataagggcgagggcggccgtattgcccaaaccttggccggagctctccaacttcccgaggacgtgcacgcctttgatgatgggtccgaggagtccgtggggcgccggttagagtggcacgccattgcggtaattcttttgtttatttactCCATGCAGATTTCCTTTTGTCTCTTTGCTAACCTtcgtgcttgctaggccgctcaactggctcacattgtggctgcccgggcacgggagcttgatgaggaaaatgagcgcgagaagggggcgcgggagtcagcagtaaaaacggctaaggaaaaggtgaagattgctgaggctgctgagaagaaggctgctgccgcggagaagttccggGCATTGGCCGAAAAAAGGAATGCAGAGCTCCTGGCCAagcaaaatgagacggaactcAAAATAGCTgaagccctcagcctcaacacttcCCATGCCGACGAGATAGCCGATCTCAGGGCAGGCctggcggccgcggagcaaaagtggtatgacgtaggcttcgccgacgccgagaactccgcagagccggtggtgggtcgggctcggcatatgggtttcgaggccgggtggtttgccgctcttcaggcaatgggagttcctgaagattcgtcgctgagagaccccggccagattccattttcgaaccctgtacctgccgtccagaacgccccggctgcttttgacgaggaggagacggccagtatgagggagttggttgagcaaatcgattCTCATGCTGAGCCCGAGGACATGGAGGCCACGAGCATACCTACCgtgcaggagcttcttgatgagggccagccttttcccctgaccgtccagcaggaagtgccaccaccgactcaacctcccaactgattttatttttacctgttagcttatttttatcttacttttatttgctcatgtcaccgggatgtggtgattgaacaattgtttttacttactggttttatttgcccacgtcaccgggatgtggtgattgaacaattgctttaacttgtcggttttatttgcccatgtcaccgggatgtggtgattgaacaattgcttttaccTGTTTAATTGGTAGTCcgttttcttttttcgtttcaATTTGCTGAATGAAATTATCtctgtttgtgttttgcttgaattgTACCAGTGCTATGGCCGTTTAGTAGAATGGTACCCCCATaaacctgttgtgcggcgctgtgggtaatttgagagcgctattggacttagtttttgcaaaaagggttaggtttttatcaggttttggtttaaccgagaattgcGTTTTCGTCCTTATAGATTTGACTGTAAGGTtctcacctgctcggcgatattgatcgagccgagggtcaggtttccgtccttaagatttattagTAAGGTTTtaacctgctcggcgatattgatcgagctgagggtcaggtttctgtccttaggatttacttgtaaggttttcacctgctcggcgatattgatcgagccgagggtcaggtttctgtccttaagattcactagtaaggttttcacctgctcggcgatattgatcgagccgagggtcaggtttctgtccttaggatttatttgtaaggttttcacctgctcggcgatattgatcgagccgagggtcagatttctgtccttaggatttatttgtaaggttttcacctgctcggcgatttgatcgagccgagggtcaggtttctgtccttaagattcactagtaaggttttcacctgctcggcgatattgatcgagccgagggtcaggtttctgtccttaagatttaccagtaaggttttcacctgctcggcgatattgatcgagccgagggtcaggtttctgtccttaggatttattggcgattctcttggtgtgtgGTTACAGGGTCAAAAACAGCacagacaaaaaagttcatcatgctcttaatcttaatagaatacaagttttggcttacattgatggttacgcgtagaatttcttcaggttgttggcgttccatggtcgggggagcggcctctcgtccaggtcctccaagtagtaggcccctgcacccgcgatggctgtgactctgtatggtccctcccaactctgagcaagcttccttgcagccatgtcccgcatgttccccactacccttcttaacactaattccccggcactgaattccctggtctttacatttcggttgtacctttgcgccagcttctgctgatactcggcaagacgtacggtcgcggcctccctgcattcttctagccaatccaaatgctccatcataaggtcggcgttctgtgcggggtcaaacccggcgacccgtgcactgcataagctcacctcggttggtatcactgcttctgctccgtacgccagagaaaatggggtttcccccgtggatctcctgggggtcgtgcggtaggcccataaaacactgggtagttcttctgcccatcttcctttcgctccatccaaccttctcttgagcccgttcaaaatagtcttgtttactgcttcagcttggccgttgctctgggggtatgccggggttgaatacttgttcctgatgccgagctcgctgcaaaaggtccgaaaagcgttgctatCGAACTGTAACCCGTTGTCTGTtactagtgaattcggcaccccaaaccttgtaactatgtttttccacacaaattttttcacgtcagtatcccggatattggccaaggcttcagcttcagcccactttgtgaagtaatccacagccaccagtacaaaacggcggttccccgttgctcgggggaatggcccgaggatgtcaagcccccattgtgcaaatggccacgggctgctgacaggatttagatgtcctgccggctgatggatcattggggcgtgcttttaacattgttcgcaactccgaacgtattcggcggcgtcattctgcatctgtggccaccaaaacccctgcgtcattgctctgtgtgctaaagatcgtcccccagcaTGCCCACCGCACAcaccttcatgcagctcggtcagaagctccttgactctttcaggatgcaggcataggaggtaagggcccgcgaaggaccttctgtacaactttcggtccgaagacaaccagtacctgggagccattcgtcgaatcttgttggcctcggcctcatcctctggaactttatcttcggcaagaaagtctatgatcgggctcatccagcatggtccggccaccgccacctgcgcaacctctactccggcctggtcgagagcagtcttcacacagatgcttggctcccttataagttctatcgtgataagcctcggcgtgtcctcggtagccgatgaggctaacgtggcaagagagtcagcatgcttgttttgtgaccgggctacctgggatatctttaccgttccaaactgaccgataatttgctttgccgtacttagataagctttcattcggggatcccgagcctcgaagtccccagtgatctgataaacaaccagccgagagtccgagtagatTTCTACGTCCTttgcgcccagatgcaatactgccctcaaTCCGGCCagcagggcttcatattcggcttcgttgttcgaggctttgaaccccaatctgaaggagtgttccagtcgcataccttcaggggtaatgatgacaataccagccccggcccccatagcatttgatgcgccgtccacaaataacctccaagggcgaatctccgcagtacagattaccttgccttcattcttaggtgtaaattccgcgatgaaatcagcgagaacctGCCCCTTCACCAAGCTTCGAGGTCGGTATCtaatgtcaaacgatcccaaccgagtcccccatttagcaatccgtcctgtgaagtcggatctcttcaacagcGATTGCAATGGATATTCGGTGAGGACAAaaactgtgtgtgcctggaagtagtgtggtaacttcctcgtggcgtgcaccaaggccaaaaccaacttttcaagaggcaggtaccttgtctcggcatcgaccaaggtcttgctcacgtaatacaccggcatttgcactcccaggtcccttagtaacacagcacttacggcatgatcggtgactgcaaggtacataaaaagatcctccccgggctccggggccgtcaacctcggcgcctttgccaaatattcctttagttcttgaaaagcttcatcgcagctctcgtcccactgaaaccccttccacttcttcagaagttgatagaatggccggcagcgatcggcagacttggagatgaatcggttcagggcggccaacatcccagtgagcacttgcacctccttaggattgctcggtggtttgaggcgattgacgacctctatttggtcggggttagcctctattccccgagtggagatcagataacccaggaacttgccagcccccactccgaaagtgcacttttcggcattgaggcgcagcctgtgtcgtcgtagtatctcgaatactccccgaaggtcttcagtatgcagcgactcttttctgctttttaccaccatgtcgtcgatataaacttcaaccgtgcacccgattttttctcggaacatccttgtcatcatacgctggtaggtggccccggcattcttcaatccaaacggcatgacctcgtagtgatagtttgcgttcggggatataaatgctgtcttctctcggtcctcgggcgccaaggcaatctggtggtagccttggaaggcgtccaggaagctcattctcgggtgcccgtatgtggcatccactagctgatcaatcttgggcatcgggaatggatccttgggacacgctctgttcaaatcggtgaagtccacacaaactctccatttaccgctcttcttcttcactacgacagtgtttgctagccacctcgggaagaatatttcttttatgaccccggcttccttcagtcgctggacctccaggtttactgcatcgacgtgttcctttgatgctcttctcggcttctgcttttcgggggaaatgatgggtccacattgagtttgtgaacaatgaactcggggtctatgccgggcacttca
This DNA window, taken from Quercus robur chromosome 2, dhQueRobu3.1, whole genome shotgun sequence, encodes the following:
- the LOC126713719 gene encoding protein phosphatase 1 regulatory inhibitor subunit PPP1R7 homolog → MEATRTPAAAGSDPVVEEEEEDDSSSTVLDLTSFQLHDLESVELPLSLTELDLTANRLSSLDSRIGTLSNLKKLSFRQNLIHDNALEPISRWDALSALEELVLRDNKLMKIPDVSIFKKLLVFDVSFNEITSLHGLCKVSNTLKELYVSKNQVSKIEEIDHFYDLLILELGCNRVRVMENFQNLTNLQELWLGRNRIKVVNLCGLKCIKKISLQSNRLTSTRGFEDCVALEELYLSHNGIAKMEGLSSLVNLRVLDVSSNKITQVNDIQNLTQLEDLWLNDNQIESFEDLAEAVAGSKEKLTTIYLENNPCGKTQNYSATLRGIFPNIQQIDSDVFA
- the LOC126699088 gene encoding uncharacterized protein LOC126699088, with protein sequence MWDKGEGGRIAQTLAGALQLPEDVHAFDDGSEESVGRRLEWHAIAAAQLAHIVAARARELDEENEREKGARESAVKTAKEKVKIAEAAEKKAAAAEKFRALAEKRNAELLAKQNETELKIAEALSLNTSHADEIADLRAGLAAAEQKCAMAV